From Sediminispirochaeta bajacaliforniensis DSM 16054, the proteins below share one genomic window:
- a CDS encoding response regulator, producing the protein MFRLVIADDEHRVCQLIQNIIPWNDYQVQVSGTAYNGIDAFRLIQEVQPDIVITDIRMPGYDGITLIGKSKALYPDISFIIVSGYRDFEYAQSALKFGADDYLLKPISGEEIKRIIMKVIAKKLEQEEKYQHENRLQNELLKSRETLRKQFAKDLIDRECRVDKNALSDVQDHYLIRFQSPYFQVLIVRLDNLEPLQDYEPDRVIDTIREKVEIAASACLGEMVHEVFCTFTGFSIIYILNIKENNGLSYRDEEELFEAASQKLTEYGKWKVSICIGRPVHAFERLSDSYADALLALRQRIFHVARKIYHSNYVSDVEKELLKFDLPGFEKRVTTILSNEDLSQIRNGFEELFSSTPIFHRIFNPDTLQYLCIYVTDSVVKKLQAMGSDEEVVLSIRKKAGLILDVSCSIELLFTRLINLYVQVLENILTSKRIQAYKPIRIAIEYIEKHHAESIDLNLVAKEAGFNPIYFSSLFKKETGINFKDYIQQKRIETAKELLLSSNQTIMAISEKVGYKDVRYFSKIFTKIVGIKPHMYRKIYG; encoded by the coding sequence CCAAGTTTCCGGTACGGCGTATAACGGGATCGATGCATTTCGGCTGATTCAGGAAGTTCAACCTGATATTGTGATAACAGACATCCGTATGCCCGGATATGATGGGATAACCCTCATCGGTAAAAGTAAAGCGCTCTATCCCGATATCAGTTTCATTATCGTGAGCGGTTACAGAGATTTCGAATATGCACAAAGTGCTCTTAAGTTCGGGGCGGATGATTATCTTCTCAAGCCGATATCTGGTGAAGAAATAAAACGAATCATCATGAAGGTAATCGCCAAGAAACTGGAACAAGAAGAAAAATATCAACATGAAAACAGGCTCCAGAATGAACTTCTCAAGAGCAGAGAGACCTTACGAAAACAGTTTGCAAAGGACCTTATCGATAGGGAATGTCGTGTTGATAAAAACGCTTTATCCGATGTTCAGGATCACTACCTCATTCGATTCCAAAGTCCCTACTTCCAAGTGCTTATCGTTCGGCTGGACAATCTTGAGCCGTTGCAAGATTATGAACCCGATAGGGTCATCGATACAATACGAGAAAAAGTTGAGATTGCCGCCTCAGCATGTTTAGGGGAGATGGTTCATGAAGTATTTTGTACCTTCACCGGTTTTAGCATTATCTACATCCTGAATATCAAAGAGAATAACGGCCTATCCTATAGAGATGAAGAAGAGCTCTTTGAAGCAGCATCCCAGAAACTTACGGAATATGGCAAATGGAAGGTTTCCATCTGTATCGGTAGACCCGTTCACGCATTTGAGAGGCTTTCCGATAGTTATGCCGATGCTCTCCTTGCATTACGACAACGTATTTTTCATGTTGCAAGAAAAATTTATCACTCGAACTATGTGTCCGACGTTGAAAAAGAACTTCTCAAGTTCGATCTTCCTGGTTTTGAAAAAAGAGTTACCACCATATTGAGTAATGAAGATCTCTCTCAGATAAGAAACGGTTTTGAAGAATTGTTCTCTTCGACACCGATTTTTCACCGTATATTCAACCCCGATACGCTTCAATACCTGTGTATCTACGTAACTGACTCCGTTGTCAAAAAGCTCCAAGCCATGGGTAGTGATGAAGAGGTCGTTTTATCCATTAGAAAAAAAGCAGGGCTCATACTTGACGTATCATGTAGCATCGAGCTTTTGTTCACTCGGTTGATCAATCTTTATGTCCAGGTACTTGAAAATATCCTTACCTCAAAGCGGATCCAGGCCTATAAGCCGATCAGAATCGCAATTGAATATATTGAAAAACACCATGCCGAAAGCATAGATTTGAATTTAGTTGCAAAAGAAGCAGGATTCAATCCCATCTATTTCAGTTCATTATTCAAAAAAGAGACTGGTATAAATTTCAAAGACTATATCCAGCAAAAGAGAATCGAAACGGCTAAGGAGCTGCTTTTATCAAGCAACCAGACCATAATGGCAATCAGCGAGAAAGTTGGGTATAAGGATGTTCGGTATTTCAGTAAGATATTTACAAAGATAGTCGGTATCAAACCTCATATGTACCGAAAAATCTATGGCTAA